One genomic segment of Hordeum vulgare subsp. vulgare chromosome 2H, MorexV3_pseudomolecules_assembly, whole genome shotgun sequence includes these proteins:
- the LOC123427070 gene encoding cyclin-dependent kinase G-2-like isoform X1 — protein MAAGRHGGYRDYEAREREPDAEAARRSQSLGDRHRSDADRRRDGGRSGGGREFSNGYGHRRSHPPKSRLSTRLGDREPGEVLSGSASDDSGGRSGRATGENIMSSSSREGEVAVGAPAAPSPSKKRKFSPIIWDRDSPKPPQLHPGAVAVKGVVESSSADAASDQKVVQAASAELPPPPPLPPQGHIPERLVVENSPMDVDLAVDTEDTEQLHEPEDSKVLEVEESKVKEEEEIKVKEEEEYPTMRNISTSRWAGANDDDEEGVTLRKKKGISPADSAELGQGKKTPSPELGEVVTSDMSGRRTISRSSDSGRMGNDDKEDLELGKGDYMDVDRGEASVNGSANRPSSDSEDEVRRSETPEPVKPAHRCINMLQGCRSVDVFERLNKINEGTYGVVYRAKDKKTAEIVALKKVKMEKEREGFPLTSLREINILLSFHHPSIVDVKEVVVGSSLDSIFMVMEYMEHDLKGVMEKMKQPYTQSEVKCLMLQLLEGVKYLHDNWVLHRDLKTSNLLLNNRGELKICDFGLSRQYGSPLKPYTQLVVTLWYRSPELLLGTKEYSTAIDMWSVGCIMAELLAKEPLFNGKTEFEQLDKIFRTLGTPNEKIWPGYAKLPGVKVNFVKQPYNRLRDKFPAASFSGRPNLSEAGFDLLNKLLTYDPAKRISAEVALEHPWFCEVPLPKSKDFMPTFPALNELDRRTRRYMKSPDPLEEQRLKELQAKGNRGLFG, from the exons ATGGCCGCCGGGCGCCACGGAGGCTACAGGGACTACGAGGCCAGAGAGCGGGAGCCCGACGCCGAGGCTGCCAGGAGGAGCCAGAGCCTCGGCGACCGCCACCGGAGCGACGCCGACCGCCGCCGCGACGGTGGCCGCAGCGGCGGTGGCAGGGAATTCTCCAACGGATACGGCCACCGCCGCTCGCACCCGCCCAAGAGCCGCCTCTCCACGAGGCTTGGGGACCGGGAACCCGGCGAGGTGCTCAGTGGGAGCGCGTCAGATGACTCTGGTGGGAGGTCAGGCAGAGCGACGGGGGAGAATATCATGTCCAGTTCTAGCAGGGAGGGTGAGGTGGCGGTGGGGGCGCCTGCTGCCCCGTCGCCCAGTAAAAAGAGGAAATTTTCGCCCATAATTTGGGACAGGGATAGCCCAAAGCCGCCGCAGTTACATCCTGGTGCAGTGGCTGTGAAGGGAGTGGTGGAATCCTCATCTGCTGATGCAGCAAGTGACCAGAAAGTGGTGCAAGCCGCTTCTGCCgaactccctccccctccccctctgccTCCACAGGGGCACATCCCAGAGAGGTTGGTCGTGGAGAATTCACCAATGGATGTAGACCTTGCCGTTGATACCGAGGACACTGAGCAGTTGCACGAGCCAGAGGATAGCAAGGTGCTTGAGGTAGAGGAGAGTAAAgtaaaggaggaagaggagatcaAAGTAAAGGAGGAAGAGGAGTACCCAACAATGAGGAACATATCAACTTCAAGGTGGGCAGGTGCTAATGATGACGACGAGGAGGGTGTAACACTGAGGAAGAAGAAAGGCATATCTCCTGCGGATTCCGCTGAGCTAGGGCAGGGTAAGAAGACTCCTAGTCCAGAACTTGGGGAGGTTGTGACCAGTGATATGTCTGGACGGAGGACCATATCAAGGTCATCTGATTCAGGGAGAATGGGTAACGACGACAAGGAAGATTTGGAATTAGGTAAAGGTGACTACATGGATGTTGATCGAGGGGAGGCTAGCGTTAATGGTTCAGCTAATCGTCCATCTTCTGATTCGGAGGATGAAGTGCGGAGGTCTGAAACCCCTGAGCCAGTGAAGCCGGCCCATCGATGTATCAATATGCTGCAAGGTTGCAGAAGTGTTGATGTGTTTGAGAGGCTCAACAAGATTAATGAAGGCACCTATGGTGTTGTGTATCGAGCAAAGGATAAGAAGACTGCTGAGATTGTTGcattgaagaaggtcaagatggaAAAGGAGAGAGAAGGTTTCCCGTTGACCTCTCTTAGGGAAATCAACATCCTTTTATCTTTCCATCACCCTTCAATTGTTGATGTTAAGGAAGTAGTAGTTGGCAGTAGTCTTGATAGTATTTTTATGGTGATGGAGTACATGGAGCATGATCTTAAGGGTGTCATGGAGAAAATGAAGCAGCCTTATACCCAAAGTGAGGTCAAATGCTTAATGCTTCAGCTATTAGAGGGTGTAAAATATCTTCATGACAATTGGGTACTTCATAG AGATTTGAAGACTTCAAATCTATTGCTGAATAACCGCGGTGAGTTGAAAATATGTGATTTTGGACTGTCTCGTCAATATGGGAGCCCGCTAAAACCTTATACTCAATTGGTTGTGACTTTGTGGTACAG GTCACCTGAACTATTGCTAGGAACAAAGGAATACTCTACTGCTATTGACATGTGGTCCGTGGGCTGCATTATGGCAGAGCTTCTTGCCAAAGAACCGCTGTTCAATGGAAAAACAGAGTTTGAACAGCTAGACAAG ATATTTAGAACACTTGGCACACCTAATGAGAAGATATGGCCTGGTTATGCCAAGTTACCTGGTGTCAAAGTCAACTTTGTTAAACAACC GTACAACAGATTAAGGGATAAGTTCCCAGCTGCGTCTTTTTCTGGGCGTCCAAACCTATCTGAAGCTGGTTTTGATCTGTTGAATAAGCTCTTAACTTATGATCCCGCAAAG CGTATATCAGCTGAGGTTGCATTGGAGCATCCATGGTTCTGTGAAGTACCTCTACCTAAGTCAAAGGACTTCATGCCGACATTTCCAGCTCTAAACGAACTGGACAG GCGTACCAGACGGTATATGAAGAGTCCTGATCCTCTAGAGGAGCAGCGGTTGAAAGAACTGCAAGCAAAAGGCAACCGTGGCCTTTTTGGCTGA
- the LOC123427070 gene encoding cyclin-dependent kinase G-2-like isoform X2 — protein sequence MAAGRHGGYRDYEAREREPDAEAARRSQSLGDRHRSDADRRRDGGRSGGGREFSNGYGHRRSHPPKSRLSTRLGDREPGEVLSGSASDDSGGRSGRATGENIMSSSSREGEVAVGAPAAPSPSKKRKFSPIIWDRDSPKPPQLHPGAVAVKGVVESSSADAASDQKVVQAASAELPPPPPLPPQGHIPERLVVENSPMDVDLAVDTEDTEQLHEPEDSKVLEVEESKVKEEEEIKVKEEEEYPTMRNISTSRWAGANDDDEEGVTLRKKKGISPADSAELGQGKKTPSPELGEVVTSDMSGRRTISRSSDSGRMGNDDKEDLELGKGDYMDVDRGEASVNGSANRPSSDSEDEVRRSETPEPVKPAHRCINMLQGCRSVDVFERLNKINEGTYGVVYRAKDKKTAEIVALKKVKMEKEREGFPLTSLREINILLSFHHPSIVDVKEVVVGSSLDSIFMVMEYMEHDLKGVMEKMKQPYTQSEVKCLMLQLLEGVKYLHDNWVLHRDLKTSNLLLNNRGELKICDFGLSRQYGSPLKPYTQLVVTLWYRSPELLLGTKEYSTAIDMWSVGCIMAELLAKEPLFNGKTEFEQLDKVQQIKG from the exons ATGGCCGCCGGGCGCCACGGAGGCTACAGGGACTACGAGGCCAGAGAGCGGGAGCCCGACGCCGAGGCTGCCAGGAGGAGCCAGAGCCTCGGCGACCGCCACCGGAGCGACGCCGACCGCCGCCGCGACGGTGGCCGCAGCGGCGGTGGCAGGGAATTCTCCAACGGATACGGCCACCGCCGCTCGCACCCGCCCAAGAGCCGCCTCTCCACGAGGCTTGGGGACCGGGAACCCGGCGAGGTGCTCAGTGGGAGCGCGTCAGATGACTCTGGTGGGAGGTCAGGCAGAGCGACGGGGGAGAATATCATGTCCAGTTCTAGCAGGGAGGGTGAGGTGGCGGTGGGGGCGCCTGCTGCCCCGTCGCCCAGTAAAAAGAGGAAATTTTCGCCCATAATTTGGGACAGGGATAGCCCAAAGCCGCCGCAGTTACATCCTGGTGCAGTGGCTGTGAAGGGAGTGGTGGAATCCTCATCTGCTGATGCAGCAAGTGACCAGAAAGTGGTGCAAGCCGCTTCTGCCgaactccctccccctccccctctgccTCCACAGGGGCACATCCCAGAGAGGTTGGTCGTGGAGAATTCACCAATGGATGTAGACCTTGCCGTTGATACCGAGGACACTGAGCAGTTGCACGAGCCAGAGGATAGCAAGGTGCTTGAGGTAGAGGAGAGTAAAgtaaaggaggaagaggagatcaAAGTAAAGGAGGAAGAGGAGTACCCAACAATGAGGAACATATCAACTTCAAGGTGGGCAGGTGCTAATGATGACGACGAGGAGGGTGTAACACTGAGGAAGAAGAAAGGCATATCTCCTGCGGATTCCGCTGAGCTAGGGCAGGGTAAGAAGACTCCTAGTCCAGAACTTGGGGAGGTTGTGACCAGTGATATGTCTGGACGGAGGACCATATCAAGGTCATCTGATTCAGGGAGAATGGGTAACGACGACAAGGAAGATTTGGAATTAGGTAAAGGTGACTACATGGATGTTGATCGAGGGGAGGCTAGCGTTAATGGTTCAGCTAATCGTCCATCTTCTGATTCGGAGGATGAAGTGCGGAGGTCTGAAACCCCTGAGCCAGTGAAGCCGGCCCATCGATGTATCAATATGCTGCAAGGTTGCAGAAGTGTTGATGTGTTTGAGAGGCTCAACAAGATTAATGAAGGCACCTATGGTGTTGTGTATCGAGCAAAGGATAAGAAGACTGCTGAGATTGTTGcattgaagaaggtcaagatggaAAAGGAGAGAGAAGGTTTCCCGTTGACCTCTCTTAGGGAAATCAACATCCTTTTATCTTTCCATCACCCTTCAATTGTTGATGTTAAGGAAGTAGTAGTTGGCAGTAGTCTTGATAGTATTTTTATGGTGATGGAGTACATGGAGCATGATCTTAAGGGTGTCATGGAGAAAATGAAGCAGCCTTATACCCAAAGTGAGGTCAAATGCTTAATGCTTCAGCTATTAGAGGGTGTAAAATATCTTCATGACAATTGGGTACTTCATAG AGATTTGAAGACTTCAAATCTATTGCTGAATAACCGCGGTGAGTTGAAAATATGTGATTTTGGACTGTCTCGTCAATATGGGAGCCCGCTAAAACCTTATACTCAATTGGTTGTGACTTTGTGGTACAG GTCACCTGAACTATTGCTAGGAACAAAGGAATACTCTACTGCTATTGACATGTGGTCCGTGGGCTGCATTATGGCAGAGCTTCTTGCCAAAGAACCGCTGTTCAATGGAAAAACAGAGTTTGAACAGCTAGACAAG GTACAACAGATTAAGGGATAA
- the LOC123427071 gene encoding sister chromatid cohesion 1 protein 2-like isoform X2 yields the protein MFYSKKMLSRKGPLGAVWVAGVCGVAALTRDQVLRTDVASSVDKILPDVETTYRILGLLMLGIVRIHSKKVDYLCYDSNQFFESTVRAKKVLKRGKKGVCAKRLVLDQEDTRRAKRVAVVQVPEVDELADLPPIFTIPKRFELDCFDLQIAEDREDDNDDHHQLPRQETLLEDEHHHMPNLYESYPMMPYADLDSAYVVPVCMIPTEMISVNDEVTDLLYSSHMDDELENTNQNAGPACFTPVKDVLPPEAMDMMAEVSGLPEKSEEVKKARREVNGEENGDPACSTPLRESQEMQGPAVNAVENVVCADLDDNHPVVEQSETGLAVGKPNTTTSVEIPDIEEQESLEPLTPEPLREGVSGLLEKFMVATPAQNEKRQVTRKRRKGFQDAYEHNKRRVWVVWDDKVLLDNDTMREMVDGVGLEDLVCKRRKAPHTRHQIWRDPIFRSLPDTFMEPIIQLRLNSTTAGASCGESVKAKKCLSYEPAESSNPHKEAANEERECVPDEVINGIWTPVGCYNQTQQSQDACECNDDTPYEKNSTLVNGNEPGLPEERLYESTSHSALRNESLTADIDADIPMDEEHAARDEDFPLSTRTRAVAKCLHQLFLDQKCQQQTDVPVTLGQALEGSKRKTTARFFYETLILTSRGLIDVNQEKPYENITISATPQLDAVLQNPVPPSTS from the exons ATGTTCTACTCCAAGAAGATGCTGTCCAGGAAGGGCCCGCTGGGGGCGGTGTGGGTGGCGGGCGTCTGCGGCGTGGCGGCGCTCACCAGGGACCAGGTCCTGCGCACCGACGTCGCCTCCTCCGTCG ACAAGATTTTGCCCGATGTTGAAACCACATACAGAATACTTGGGCTGCTTATGCTTGGCATTGTTAGGATTCACTCCAAGAAGGTGGACTACCTCTGCTATGACAGCAATCAATTTTTTGAATCAACTGTAAGAGCGAAGAAAGTTCTAAAGCGAGGGAAGAAAGGCGTTTGTGCAAAAAGGTTGGTGCTAGACCAAGAAGACACTAGAAGAGCGAAAAGAGTTGCGGTAGTTCAAGTCCCAGAAGTGGATGAACTAGCTGATCTTCCACCAATCTTCACCATACCCAAAAGATTCGAGCTTGACTGTTTTGATTTGCAGATCGCTGAAGACAG AGaggatgacaatgatgatcatcaccaaTTGCCACGTCAAG AAACTTTGTTGGAAGATGAACATCATCATATGCCAAATTTGTACGAG TCTTATCCGATGATGCCATATGCTGATCTGGACTCTGCTTACGTTGTGCCAGTATGCAT GATCCCAACTGAAATGATCAGTGTCAATGATGAAGTCACCGATCTTCTGTACTCAAGTCACATGGACGATGAACTTGAAAATACCAATCAGAATGCTGGTCCTGCTTGCTTTACACCAGTGAAGGA TGTTCTTCCACCTGAGGCGATGGATATGATGGCTGAAGTAAGTGGCCTTCCAGAGAAAAGCGAAGAGGTGAAGAAAGCTAGAAGAGAAGTGAATGGTGAAGAGAATGGCGATCCTGCTTGTTCCACCCCTTTGCGAGA AAGTCAAGAAATGCAAGGACCTGCTGTGAATGCTGTGGAGAATGTGGTGTGTGCAGATCTTGATGATAATCATCCTGTGGTCGAACAATCAGAAACTGGGTTAGCTGTAGGAAAACCGAACACAACAACATCTGTAGAAATTCCTGACATCGAGGAACAAGAGTCACTGGAACCATTGACTCCAGAGCCCTTGCGAGAGGGAGTCTCAG GGTTACTAGAAAAATTTATGGTTGCAACACCTGCTCAAAATGAGAAGCGCCAGGTTACCAGAAAAAGGAGGAAGGGGTTCCAGGATGCATACGAGCACAATAAGAGAAGAGTTTGGGTAGTGTGGGATGATAAGGTCCTCCTTGATAATGA CACGATGAGAGAAATGGTAGATGGTGTTGGTTTAGAGGATCTAGTCTGCAAAAGAAGGAAGGCTCCTCACACTCGCCATCAGATTTGGAGGGACCCAATATTTCGTTCTCTGCCGGATACTTTCATGGAGCCAATTATTCAAT TGCGCCTTAATTCTACTACAGCTGGTGCCTCATGCGGGGAATCCGTTAAAGCAAAGAAGTGTCTTTCATATGAACCTGCTGAATCCAGCAATCCCCACAAGGAAGCTGCAAATGAAGAAAGGGAATGTGTCCCAGATGAAGTGATAAATGGCATCTGGACTCCTGTTGGGTGCTACAATCAAACTCAGCAAAGTcaagatgcttgtgagtgcaatgATGATACACCCTATGAGAAGAACAGCACATTAGTCAATGGAAATGAACCAGGGTTGCCAGAAGAGAGATTGTATGAATCAACCAGTCATAGTGCATTGCGCAATGAATCGTTGACTGCTGATATAGATGCG GATATTCCTATGGATGAAGAGCATGCCGCCAGAGATGAAG ATTTCCCGCTTTCAACAAGAACTAG GGCAGTAGCAAAGTGCCTCCATCAGCTATTCTTGGACCAGAAGTGCCAGCAGCAAACTGATGTCCCCGTGACGCTCGGCCAAGCCCTCGAAGGCAGCAAGAGGAAAACCACAGCAAGATTCTTCTATGAAACTCTG ATCCTCACGAGCCGTGGGTTGATAGACGTGAATCAGGAGAAGCCCTATGAGAACATCACAATCTCTGCGACCCCACAACTCGACGCGGTGCTGCAGAATCCAGTGCCCCCTTCAACTTCTTAG
- the LOC123427071 gene encoding sister chromatid cohesion 1 protein 2-like isoform X1 produces MFYSKKMLSRKGPLGAVWVAGVCGVAALTRDQVLRTDVASSVDKILPDVETTYRILGLLMLGIVRIHSKKVDYLCYDSNQFFESTVRAKKVLKRGKKGVCAKRLVLDQEDTRRAKRVAVVQVPEVDELADLPPIFTIPKRFELDCFDLQIAEDREDDNDDHHQLPRQETLLEDEHHHMPNLYESYPMMPYADLDSAYVVPVCMIPTEMISVNDEVTDLLYSSHMDDELENTNQNAGPACFTPVKDVLPPEAMDMMAEVSGLPEKSEEVKKARREVNGEENGDPACSTPLRESQEMQGPAVNAVENVVCADLDDNHPVVEQSETGLAVGKPNTTTSVEIPDIEEQESLEPLTPEPLREGVSGLLEKFMVATPAQNEKRQVTRKRRKGFQDAYEHNKRRVWVVWDDKVLLDNDTMREMVDGVGLEDLVCKRRKAPHTRHQIWRDPIFRSLPDTFMEPIIQYSTTVRLNSTTAGASCGESVKAKKCLSYEPAESSNPHKEAANEERECVPDEVINGIWTPVGCYNQTQQSQDACECNDDTPYEKNSTLVNGNEPGLPEERLYESTSHSALRNESLTADIDADIPMDEEHAARDEDFPLSTRTRAVAKCLHQLFLDQKCQQQTDVPVTLGQALEGSKRKTTARFFYETLILTSRGLIDVNQEKPYENITISATPQLDAVLQNPVPPSTS; encoded by the exons ATGTTCTACTCCAAGAAGATGCTGTCCAGGAAGGGCCCGCTGGGGGCGGTGTGGGTGGCGGGCGTCTGCGGCGTGGCGGCGCTCACCAGGGACCAGGTCCTGCGCACCGACGTCGCCTCCTCCGTCG ACAAGATTTTGCCCGATGTTGAAACCACATACAGAATACTTGGGCTGCTTATGCTTGGCATTGTTAGGATTCACTCCAAGAAGGTGGACTACCTCTGCTATGACAGCAATCAATTTTTTGAATCAACTGTAAGAGCGAAGAAAGTTCTAAAGCGAGGGAAGAAAGGCGTTTGTGCAAAAAGGTTGGTGCTAGACCAAGAAGACACTAGAAGAGCGAAAAGAGTTGCGGTAGTTCAAGTCCCAGAAGTGGATGAACTAGCTGATCTTCCACCAATCTTCACCATACCCAAAAGATTCGAGCTTGACTGTTTTGATTTGCAGATCGCTGAAGACAG AGaggatgacaatgatgatcatcaccaaTTGCCACGTCAAG AAACTTTGTTGGAAGATGAACATCATCATATGCCAAATTTGTACGAG TCTTATCCGATGATGCCATATGCTGATCTGGACTCTGCTTACGTTGTGCCAGTATGCAT GATCCCAACTGAAATGATCAGTGTCAATGATGAAGTCACCGATCTTCTGTACTCAAGTCACATGGACGATGAACTTGAAAATACCAATCAGAATGCTGGTCCTGCTTGCTTTACACCAGTGAAGGA TGTTCTTCCACCTGAGGCGATGGATATGATGGCTGAAGTAAGTGGCCTTCCAGAGAAAAGCGAAGAGGTGAAGAAAGCTAGAAGAGAAGTGAATGGTGAAGAGAATGGCGATCCTGCTTGTTCCACCCCTTTGCGAGA AAGTCAAGAAATGCAAGGACCTGCTGTGAATGCTGTGGAGAATGTGGTGTGTGCAGATCTTGATGATAATCATCCTGTGGTCGAACAATCAGAAACTGGGTTAGCTGTAGGAAAACCGAACACAACAACATCTGTAGAAATTCCTGACATCGAGGAACAAGAGTCACTGGAACCATTGACTCCAGAGCCCTTGCGAGAGGGAGTCTCAG GGTTACTAGAAAAATTTATGGTTGCAACACCTGCTCAAAATGAGAAGCGCCAGGTTACCAGAAAAAGGAGGAAGGGGTTCCAGGATGCATACGAGCACAATAAGAGAAGAGTTTGGGTAGTGTGGGATGATAAGGTCCTCCTTGATAATGA CACGATGAGAGAAATGGTAGATGGTGTTGGTTTAGAGGATCTAGTCTGCAAAAGAAGGAAGGCTCCTCACACTCGCCATCAGATTTGGAGGGACCCAATATTTCGTTCTCTGCCGGATACTTTCATGGAGCCAATTATTCAAT ATTCGACTACAGTGCGCCTTAATTCTACTACAGCTGGTGCCTCATGCGGGGAATCCGTTAAAGCAAAGAAGTGTCTTTCATATGAACCTGCTGAATCCAGCAATCCCCACAAGGAAGCTGCAAATGAAGAAAGGGAATGTGTCCCAGATGAAGTGATAAATGGCATCTGGACTCCTGTTGGGTGCTACAATCAAACTCAGCAAAGTcaagatgcttgtgagtgcaatgATGATACACCCTATGAGAAGAACAGCACATTAGTCAATGGAAATGAACCAGGGTTGCCAGAAGAGAGATTGTATGAATCAACCAGTCATAGTGCATTGCGCAATGAATCGTTGACTGCTGATATAGATGCG GATATTCCTATGGATGAAGAGCATGCCGCCAGAGATGAAG ATTTCCCGCTTTCAACAAGAACTAG GGCAGTAGCAAAGTGCCTCCATCAGCTATTCTTGGACCAGAAGTGCCAGCAGCAAACTGATGTCCCCGTGACGCTCGGCCAAGCCCTCGAAGGCAGCAAGAGGAAAACCACAGCAAGATTCTTCTATGAAACTCTG ATCCTCACGAGCCGTGGGTTGATAGACGTGAATCAGGAGAAGCCCTATGAGAACATCACAATCTCTGCGACCCCACAACTCGACGCGGTGCTGCAGAATCCAGTGCCCCCTTCAACTTCTTAG
- the LOC123427071 gene encoding sister chromatid cohesion 1 protein 3-like isoform X3 — protein sequence MLGIVRIHSKKVDYLCYDSNQFFESTVRAKKVLKRGKKGVCAKRLVLDQEDTRRAKRVAVVQVPEVDELADLPPIFTIPKRFELDCFDLQIAEDREDDNDDHHQLPRQETLLEDEHHHMPNLYESYPMMPYADLDSAYVVPVCMIPTEMISVNDEVTDLLYSSHMDDELENTNQNAGPACFTPVKDVLPPEAMDMMAEVSGLPEKSEEVKKARREVNGEENGDPACSTPLRESQEMQGPAVNAVENVVCADLDDNHPVVEQSETGLAVGKPNTTTSVEIPDIEEQESLEPLTPEPLREGVSGLLEKFMVATPAQNEKRQVTRKRRKGFQDAYEHNKRRVWVVWDDKVLLDNDTMREMVDGVGLEDLVCKRRKAPHTRHQIWRDPIFRSLPDTFMEPIIQYSTTVRLNSTTAGASCGESVKAKKCLSYEPAESSNPHKEAANEERECVPDEVINGIWTPVGCYNQTQQSQDACECNDDTPYEKNSTLVNGNEPGLPEERLYESTSHSALRNESLTADIDADIPMDEEHAARDEDFPLSTRTRAVAKCLHQLFLDQKCQQQTDVPVTLGQALEGSKRKTTARFFYETLILTSRGLIDVNQEKPYENITISATPQLDAVLQNPVPPSTS from the exons ATGCTTGGCATTGTTAGGATTCACTCCAAGAAGGTGGACTACCTCTGCTATGACAGCAATCAATTTTTTGAATCAACTGTAAGAGCGAAGAAAGTTCTAAAGCGAGGGAAGAAAGGCGTTTGTGCAAAAAGGTTGGTGCTAGACCAAGAAGACACTAGAAGAGCGAAAAGAGTTGCGGTAGTTCAAGTCCCAGAAGTGGATGAACTAGCTGATCTTCCACCAATCTTCACCATACCCAAAAGATTCGAGCTTGACTGTTTTGATTTGCAGATCGCTGAAGACAG AGaggatgacaatgatgatcatcaccaaTTGCCACGTCAAG AAACTTTGTTGGAAGATGAACATCATCATATGCCAAATTTGTACGAG TCTTATCCGATGATGCCATATGCTGATCTGGACTCTGCTTACGTTGTGCCAGTATGCAT GATCCCAACTGAAATGATCAGTGTCAATGATGAAGTCACCGATCTTCTGTACTCAAGTCACATGGACGATGAACTTGAAAATACCAATCAGAATGCTGGTCCTGCTTGCTTTACACCAGTGAAGGA TGTTCTTCCACCTGAGGCGATGGATATGATGGCTGAAGTAAGTGGCCTTCCAGAGAAAAGCGAAGAGGTGAAGAAAGCTAGAAGAGAAGTGAATGGTGAAGAGAATGGCGATCCTGCTTGTTCCACCCCTTTGCGAGA AAGTCAAGAAATGCAAGGACCTGCTGTGAATGCTGTGGAGAATGTGGTGTGTGCAGATCTTGATGATAATCATCCTGTGGTCGAACAATCAGAAACTGGGTTAGCTGTAGGAAAACCGAACACAACAACATCTGTAGAAATTCCTGACATCGAGGAACAAGAGTCACTGGAACCATTGACTCCAGAGCCCTTGCGAGAGGGAGTCTCAG GGTTACTAGAAAAATTTATGGTTGCAACACCTGCTCAAAATGAGAAGCGCCAGGTTACCAGAAAAAGGAGGAAGGGGTTCCAGGATGCATACGAGCACAATAAGAGAAGAGTTTGGGTAGTGTGGGATGATAAGGTCCTCCTTGATAATGA CACGATGAGAGAAATGGTAGATGGTGTTGGTTTAGAGGATCTAGTCTGCAAAAGAAGGAAGGCTCCTCACACTCGCCATCAGATTTGGAGGGACCCAATATTTCGTTCTCTGCCGGATACTTTCATGGAGCCAATTATTCAAT ATTCGACTACAGTGCGCCTTAATTCTACTACAGCTGGTGCCTCATGCGGGGAATCCGTTAAAGCAAAGAAGTGTCTTTCATATGAACCTGCTGAATCCAGCAATCCCCACAAGGAAGCTGCAAATGAAGAAAGGGAATGTGTCCCAGATGAAGTGATAAATGGCATCTGGACTCCTGTTGGGTGCTACAATCAAACTCAGCAAAGTcaagatgcttgtgagtgcaatgATGATACACCCTATGAGAAGAACAGCACATTAGTCAATGGAAATGAACCAGGGTTGCCAGAAGAGAGATTGTATGAATCAACCAGTCATAGTGCATTGCGCAATGAATCGTTGACTGCTGATATAGATGCG GATATTCCTATGGATGAAGAGCATGCCGCCAGAGATGAAG ATTTCCCGCTTTCAACAAGAACTAG GGCAGTAGCAAAGTGCCTCCATCAGCTATTCTTGGACCAGAAGTGCCAGCAGCAAACTGATGTCCCCGTGACGCTCGGCCAAGCCCTCGAAGGCAGCAAGAGGAAAACCACAGCAAGATTCTTCTATGAAACTCTG ATCCTCACGAGCCGTGGGTTGATAGACGTGAATCAGGAGAAGCCCTATGAGAACATCACAATCTCTGCGACCCCACAACTCGACGCGGTGCTGCAGAATCCAGTGCCCCCTTCAACTTCTTAG
- the LOC123430452 gene encoding uncharacterized protein LOC123430452 has protein sequence MVSPRHILSPPQVRLTANSSAVVSQRRSQCELLDTMREWASQSGPDPLCLCEHLRLRQRQMERIRALVKGHGARDAALPPASSSRNAVPPCKSVRFPSRSGRSCSRKCWSDQTGAP, from the exons ATGGTGTCGCCCCGCCACATCCTCTCCCCACCACAGGTTCGCCTCACCGCCAACTCTTCCGCCGTCGTGTCTCAACGCAGATCTCAGTGCGAGCTGCTGGACACGATGAGGGAGTGGGCATCTCAGAGCGGACCGGACCCACTGTGTCTATGCGAACACCTCAGGCTTAGACAGCGCCAGATGGAGCGAATTCGCGCCCTTGTCAAGGGACATGGAGCTCGGGACGCCGCGCtccctcctgcttcttcttctcggaACGCCGTGCCGCCATGCAAG TCCGTTCGGTTTCCCTCCCGGAGCGGACGGAGTTGCAGTAGAAAATGTTGGAGCGATCAAACAGGTGCTCCATAG